From the genome of Acinetobacter sp. TR3:
TTATCTCGTGATACCGAACAAGGTAATCCGGGCGAAGGACACGTTCGGATGGCATTAGTCGCAGATTTAGCACAGTGTGAAGAAGTGGTACAACGACTAAAAGCAATTCTTTAATCAATAAAATATCTGAAGAATCTATGTCAAAGCATGGATTCTTCAGCAACTTATGAAAGCTGTCCAATCATCAATATGGTGGCAATCAAAATCATTAAGCTCCCCGAAATACGACTGACTATTTTTACAGCTTGAGGTCGTGTACTTAATAATTTCTTCGCTGCGATTCCAACCAAAATATAAACTACAGCACAACTTAGCAAATGAATCATTCCTAACACAATAATTTGTGCTGTTGGGGAAAGTGCGACTTTGGGATGGATAAATGGAGGTAATAAAGCGAAGAATAACAACAGCACTTTAGGGTTTAATCCACTAATCCCCACTCCCTTAATTAGCCATGATTGAGCAGATTCAAGTGACTGATTTTGTTTAGTCTCATTTGAAATCACCACGGGGCGAATCAATAGACTTATACCCATCCAAAATAAGTAACAAGCACCTGCAATCGTCATGGTACTTAAAAGAATAGGATAATGGTTAAGCAAAGTGCCAACACCAGCTGCAACACATAAAATAGCGATTAAGTGACCCAACACCAAGCCAATCACCGCTGTCATAACAAACTGCCCCTTTATGCCAGCTAGAATCGCATAAGCCCAATCTGCACCCGGTGTTAAAACAAATAAAATTGAAACACACCAAAAAGCAAAAATTACACTTAGATCCATATCAGACACCTACTCGTCATCATTATTATTTTTCACCATTTGGTGAAAATAGATTTGAGAGAATAGGCTTTAATGCTTAAAATGTTATTCCAAATGTTTGCTTGTTTTTAAACCCAAAAGGTAGATTATTCCAAATGGATCGTATTGATAAGAAAATTATTGCTGAACTACAAGTAAATGGACGATTATCTATCACCGAATTAGCTGAAAGAATAGGCTTAAGTCTATCCCCTTGCCATCGCCGAGTGAAAGCTTTAGAAGAATCTGGGGTCATTAAGGGCTATCATGCCGACCTTGAAGCGTCTCAAATTGGCTTTAATTTTGCGGCAATTATTTTTGTGACTTTAAAAGATGGTGATAAGCGGGCTTTGTCTAGCTTTGAAGAAAAGGTCAGTGAAATTGCAAATGTGATTCAAGCACAGCGACTGTTTGGCAATCCTGATTATTTGTTGCATGTGGTGACCAAAGATCTGGCAAGTTTTCAAAAACTTTATGACGACAGTCTATCTGCTTTACCGAATGTACAGCGCCTTACCTCCACGATTGTAATGAAAAGCGTGGTGACTAATCGCTTACTTCCTTTATAGCAATCTGAAATTATAGCGAGTGATCACTTTATAAGCCGTATCCTATTATATTGTGTTGAAACTCGCCCTTTATTAATTTTTTCATCTGTCAGTTTACTATTGACCATCTGTTGAAATCTTCGTCTATACTTAGGTCATCAATATTTGGCGATTATGGAAAGATGGCTTCTCAAACTCCCCAGAAAACTAAGAAAAAAATTTGGTTTATTTTAGCGATCATTGTTGTTTTTTTAATTATTGCAGTCATGTTTTGGCAAACAAATAAAGCCAAAAGCTCAGCAAATATGGAAAAACGCAAAGGGGCAAATTCAGTAGAACAAAAAGCAGCTCTGACGGTGACTGTTGTTCAACCTGAACAGCAAAATTGGAAACAAAGCTTTACCGCAAATGGAAATATTGCAGCGTGGCAAGAAGTTGTCATTGGGAGCGAGCTATCAGGTCAACGGCTTACTCGCGTCAATGTGAATGTTGGTGATGAGGTAAAACGCGGTCAAGTTTTAGCTGAAATTAACAGTGAAACAATACGTGCTGACCTCGCAGCAGCTCAGGCAAGTTATGCCGAAGCACAAGCTGTTTTAGCTGATGCGATTACCAATAACAAACGTATTCAACAGCTTAAAAATACGGGTGCAATTTCTGCTCAAGAATCCACACAATATCAAACCTCTCAAGCAACTGCACAAGCTCGTCTTGACGCAGCCAAAGCTCAAATTGAAAGTAATCAATTACGCTTAGCTCAAACTCAAGTGGTTTCACCTGATAATGGTGTTATTTCAGCAAGAACTGCCACGGTTGGATCTCTAGCACAAACAGGACAAGAATTATTCCGTTTGATTCGCGACCATCGACTCGAATGGCGTGCCGAAGTCACTTCTTCTGATTTATATAAACTTAAACAAGGGATGACTGCACGCATCATTTCTCCTGATCCAGCCCAAGCGACAGTTACAGGCAAGGTTCGAATGATAGCACCTGTGATTGACCCACAAACTCGTTACGGTCTGGTTTATGTCGATATTCCAACGACTCAAGCTGTTCGTATGGGAATGTTTGTGAAAGGTGAATTTGATTTAGGTGAGAAACCAGCATTAACGATTCCACAAACGGCATTATTACTGCGGGATGGTTTTTCTTATGTGTTTATTGTTGATCACAATAATCGTGTAACACAGCAAAAAGTCACTGTAGGTCGCCGTTTGGGTGATCGCGTTGAGATTATGGATTTACCAACACAAGTAAAATTGGTTTCTTCAGGAACTGGTTTCTTAACGGATGGGGATTTGGTCACTGTTGCTAAAGATATTCCTGACACACCTCTCAGCAAACAGCTTGTGACCACACAGGAGAAATAAGATGAATTTCTCTGCTTGGTCAATCCGCAATCCAATTCCGGGCATTTTATTGTTTATCATGCTTGGTTTGGCAGGATTGTTATGTTTTCACTGGATGAAAATACAACAATTCCCAGATATTGAACTTCCGATGGTCACCGTAAGCGCAGCGCTACCGGGTGCTGCCCCACCACAACTGGAAACAGAAGTTGCACGTAAAATTGAAAACTCGATTGCCTCTTTGCAAGGTTTGAGAAATCAATACACCAATATTCAAGATGGTGTTGTTACGGTTACAGCAGAATTTCAACTCGAAAAACCACTCCAAGAAGCGGTTGATGATGTTCGAAATGCAGTGTCTCAAGTTCGTTCTGATTTACCTGCCGATTTACGCGATCCGATTGTCAGTAAAATCAATTTGTCAGGCTCGCCAATTCTTACCTACACCATTCAATCACCGAAAATGGATGAAGAAGCACTGTCATGGTTCGTTGACTATGATATTGCACGTGCCATGTTACAAGTGAAAGGTGTCGGTGCGGTTGCCCGTGTAGGTGGTGTGACTCGTCAAGTTGACGTTGAACTCGACCCTGAAAAATTACTGGCATTAAATGCAACTGCTACAGATATTACCCGTCAATTACGCTTGATTCAGCAAGACGCCTCAGGCGGTCAAACCAAAATTGGGGGCAGCGAACAGTCAATTCGTACTATTGCAACCGTCAAAACGGCTGCAGAGATTGGTGCAATGGATCTTGCGCTCAGTGATGGTCGCCATATTCGCCTTGATCAAGTTGCATCTATTCGTGATGGAATTGCAGAACGACGCTCTGCTGCGCTATTGAATGGTAAACCTGTGATTGGTTTTGAAATTACTCGCAGCAAAGGTGCCAGTGAAGTCGATGTTGAAAAAGGTGTAGCTCAAGCATTAGAGAAACTAAAAGCCTCACATCCTGATATTAAAATTACAGAAGCTTTTAACTTTGTTAAACCAGTTGCAGATAACTACAAAGGTTCGATGTCGCTTCTTTATGAAGGGGCAATTTTAGCAATCTTGGTGGTTTGGCTATTTTTACGGGACTGGCGTGCAACCATCATTGCTGCAACTGCCCTGCCACTGTCTATTTTACCTGCCTTGATTGGGATGTATTACTTCGGATTTACCCTAAATACCGTGACCTTACTCGCCATGTCATTGGTTGTAGGTATCTTAGTCGATGATGCAATTGTTGAAATTGAAAATATTATTCGGCATCTGCGAATGGGAAAAACACCTTATGAAGCCGCTATGGAAGCTGCCGATGAAATTGGTCTAGCGGTCATTGCAACCACCTTCACCTTAATTGCAGTATTTTTACCAACAGCGTTTATGAGTGGAATTGCAGGTAAGTTCTTTGTTCAATTCGGTTGGACGGCTGCATTGGCAATTTTTGCTTCTTTATTAGTTGCACGTCTGCTTACACCAATGATGTCGGCTTACATTTTAAAACCGTGGATTGGTCAAATTGACAAGCAAGATGAAACTGTAGACAACCAAGCAAAATTAGATCATGGCACAACAAAATTAGCCAGAGACCGCGCCAACGATGGACGTGTCATGCGTGGCTATATGCGTTTAGTCACATGGTGTTTAAATCACCGTTGGGTCACTTTATTTGGAGCGATTGCTTTTTTTGTCGGCTCAGTGATGCTGATTCCTCTACTACCTACGGGTTTCGTTCCACCACCAGATACAGGGCAAACCCAAGTTCGTCTAGAACTCGCACCCGGTTCACAATTTGTTGATACCTTAAAAACAGCAGAATATGCACGCAATCTGATTAAAGATCATCATGAAATCAAGAGTATTTATACAACCATTGGTGGTGGTGCAGCAGGAACAGATCCTTTTTCAGGGGGAGCTTCGAGCGAACCAAGAAAAGCTACATTAACCATTCAAATTACTGAGCGCTCTGATCGAAGTGCAAGTTTACAAGAGATTGAAAATCAGATTCGTCAACGATTAGCTCCACTGCCGGGTGCTCGAATACAAGTGGGTCTAGCTGGAAATAATAGTCAGTACCAACTTGCTCTTTCAGGCGATGATCCAGAAGCTTTGATGTCGACTGCACGCCAACTTGAACGTGAATTACGAACGATTCCAAATATCGGAGGTATTACCTCAAGTGCAGCATTGATTCGTCCTGAACTGGTGATTCGCCCTGATTTTGCCAAAGCCGCAGATTTAGGTGTGACCACCTATGATATTGCTGAAACTTTGCGTATCGCCACCGCAGGTGATTTTGATCAGAATCTAGCAAAATTAAACTTATCTCAACGTCAAGTTCCCGTTGTCATTAAACTTCCTTTGGCTGCTCGCCAAGATCAGGAGTTAATGAAACGCTTAATGATTAAAGGCAGTCACGGCCCTGTGATGTTAGGAACGATTGCAGATGTCAATATTGAAAGTGGGCCATCGCAAATTGATCGCTTCAATCGTTTGCGTAATATCAACTTTAATATCGAACTGAATAATCAACCATTAGGGGATATTGCCACTAAAGTCGATCAACTTCCAACCATGAAAAATCTACCGCCAACAGTTAAACGTACCAATATTGGTGATGCTGAAGTCATGCAAGAGTTATTCTCAAGCTTTGGTTTAGCAATGTTGACAGGTGTATTGTGTATCTACGTTGTTCTTGTTCTTTTATTCAAAGACTTCCTACAACCGATCACAATTCTGGTCGCTTTACCTTTATCTCTTGGCGGTGCATTCGTATTATTGCTTTTAGCAAAAAGTAGCTTTTCGATGCCAAGTCTCATTGGTTTGATTATGTTGATGGGGATTGCAAGTAAGAACTCGATTCTACTGGTTGATTACGCCATTATCGCAAGAAAGGAAAAAGATTATTCTCGATTGAATGCGTTGTTGGATGCCTGCCATAAGCGAGCACGCCCAATTATCATGACGACTCTAGCAATGGGCGCAGGTATGTTACCGATTGCGTTGGGTATTGGAACAGATCCGAGTTTCCGTGCACCAATGGCAATTTCTGTTATTGGTGGGTTGATTACCAGTACCTTCTTATCGTTATTGGTTATTCCTGTAGTCTATACCTTCATTGATGATATCAACCGTAAATTACACAGCTTTAGAAAAACAAAGCCCACATCAATTGAACAGTCTTAAGCAATATTCAACAAAAAAGACGGTCAAATGACCGTCTTTTTGTTGCTCAATATTATTTTTTTGCTAATGCATTTTCAATATCTGCTTCTAAGGCATCTGGTTTAGTCGTTGGAGCATAACGCCCTAAAACTTCGCCATTACGCCCAACAAGAAACTTGGTGAAGTTCCATTTGATATTGCGACTACCTAAAATGCCTTTCGCTTCACGCGTTAGAAATCGAAAAATAACATGTGCTTCAGGACCTTTTACATCGACCTTTGCAAACATTGGAAAACTTACACCATAATTTCTTTGACAGAATGCGCCAATTTCTTTGTTCGTGCCGGGATCCTGACCACCAAATTGGTTACAAGGGAACCCTAAAACTTCTAAGCCTTGAGCTTTATATTTTTCATGCAACTTTTCAAGTCCTGCAAATTGTGGCGTAAAACCACACTTACTTGCAGTATTTACAATTAGCATGACCTTGCCTTTATAATCAGCGAGCGCTTTTGTTTCTCCCTCTAACAATTCAGCTTCAAACTGATAAATGTTACTCATGGATAGGTTTCCTCATCATTCTTTTCTTCTGTTTTAAGTTGTAATGATGCCGAATTCACGCAATAACGCAGTCCTGTCGGCTGTGGGCCATCCTCAAACACATGACCCAAATGTGCATCGCAATCATGGCAGACAATTTCCGTTCTGACCATACCATGCGATAAATCTTCATGTTCTTCTATCGCCACACTATCAATTGCTCTATAAAAGCTCGGCCACCCACAACCGCTATCGTATTTCGTTTCAGATGAAAATAGTTCTGCACCACAACATCGGCAGACATAAATACCATGCTGTTTGTTATTCCAATATTGTCCTGTAAATGCTGGTTCTGTACCTTTCTGACGAGTAATGCGATATTCTTCTGATGATAGTTCTCTTTGCCATTCCCGGTCTGTTTTATTGACTTTTCCCATAACCTACACCTTTTATTCTGATGTTAAAAATATATCGATGATCAGGTTTTATATTTACGCCATTCATAACAAAAACTCTAGTCTCATAACGTACAATTTAGTGAAATTTAAGCATTAATTTTCAATAGCAAAAAGAAAGCAATTTAAAATTAAGAGGTAAGCAAATTTTAACAAAACTATCTTTCTCGTAAGCAAAGATAGTGTTATTCTTGTTGGGCACGGTTGTATAGGACAAAAAATGTCTCAGAAAAAAAGTGTGGTTTTTCAAAAACTCTTACCAACAATTAAACAATATCAACAATCAGGTTTTACCTATGAAAAAATTGTTGAATTACTTAGAGATCAACATGATCTTGATTTGGTAAGTGTCGAAACCTTTAAAAGTTATTTATACCGATATGCAAAAGTGAATCCTGCTATGTCTAAAAATACTGTTACATCCCACTCCGCTCAATCAAGTCGTGAAATCAAGAAATCATCGAAACTTGAGCATGTTTGCTATGACATTCGTGGACCAGTATTACGCGCCGCCAATGAAATGGAGGAGCAAGGACACAAGATCATCAAGCTCA
Proteins encoded in this window:
- a CDS encoding LysE family translocator, with protein sequence MDLSVIFAFWCVSILFVLTPGADWAYAILAGIKGQFVMTAVIGLVLGHLIAILCVAAGVGTLLNHYPILLSTMTIAGACYLFWMGISLLIRPVVISNETKQNQSLESAQSWLIKGVGISGLNPKVLLLFFALLPPFIHPKVALSPTAQIIVLGMIHLLSCAVVYILVGIAAKKLLSTRPQAVKIVSRISGSLMILIATILMIGQLS
- a CDS encoding Lrp/AsnC family transcriptional regulator — encoded protein: MDRIDKKIIAELQVNGRLSITELAERIGLSLSPCHRRVKALEESGVIKGYHADLEASQIGFNFAAIIFVTLKDGDKRALSSFEEKVSEIANVIQAQRLFGNPDYLLHVVTKDLASFQKLYDDSLSALPNVQRLTSTIVMKSVVTNRLLPL
- a CDS encoding efflux RND transporter periplasmic adaptor subunit, encoding MASQTPQKTKKKIWFILAIIVVFLIIAVMFWQTNKAKSSANMEKRKGANSVEQKAALTVTVVQPEQQNWKQSFTANGNIAAWQEVVIGSELSGQRLTRVNVNVGDEVKRGQVLAEINSETIRADLAAAQASYAEAQAVLADAITNNKRIQQLKNTGAISAQESTQYQTSQATAQARLDAAKAQIESNQLRLAQTQVVSPDNGVISARTATVGSLAQTGQELFRLIRDHRLEWRAEVTSSDLYKLKQGMTARIISPDPAQATVTGKVRMIAPVIDPQTRYGLVYVDIPTTQAVRMGMFVKGEFDLGEKPALTIPQTALLLRDGFSYVFIVDHNNRVTQQKVTVGRRLGDRVEIMDLPTQVKLVSSGTGFLTDGDLVTVAKDIPDTPLSKQLVTTQEK
- a CDS encoding efflux RND transporter permease subunit, which codes for MNFSAWSIRNPIPGILLFIMLGLAGLLCFHWMKIQQFPDIELPMVTVSAALPGAAPPQLETEVARKIENSIASLQGLRNQYTNIQDGVVTVTAEFQLEKPLQEAVDDVRNAVSQVRSDLPADLRDPIVSKINLSGSPILTYTIQSPKMDEEALSWFVDYDIARAMLQVKGVGAVARVGGVTRQVDVELDPEKLLALNATATDITRQLRLIQQDASGGQTKIGGSEQSIRTIATVKTAAEIGAMDLALSDGRHIRLDQVASIRDGIAERRSAALLNGKPVIGFEITRSKGASEVDVEKGVAQALEKLKASHPDIKITEAFNFVKPVADNYKGSMSLLYEGAILAILVVWLFLRDWRATIIAATALPLSILPALIGMYYFGFTLNTVTLLAMSLVVGILVDDAIVEIENIIRHLRMGKTPYEAAMEAADEIGLAVIATTFTLIAVFLPTAFMSGIAGKFFVQFGWTAALAIFASLLVARLLTPMMSAYILKPWIGQIDKQDETVDNQAKLDHGTTKLARDRANDGRVMRGYMRLVTWCLNHRWVTLFGAIAFFVGSVMLIPLLPTGFVPPPDTGQTQVRLELAPGSQFVDTLKTAEYARNLIKDHHEIKSIYTTIGGGAAGTDPFSGGASSEPRKATLTIQITERSDRSASLQEIENQIRQRLAPLPGARIQVGLAGNNSQYQLALSGDDPEALMSTARQLERELRTIPNIGGITSSAALIRPELVIRPDFAKAADLGVTTYDIAETLRIATAGDFDQNLAKLNLSQRQVPVVIKLPLAARQDQELMKRLMIKGSHGPVMLGTIADVNIESGPSQIDRFNRLRNINFNIELNNQPLGDIATKVDQLPTMKNLPPTVKRTNIGDAEVMQELFSSFGLAMLTGVLCIYVVLVLLFKDFLQPITILVALPLSLGGAFVLLLLAKSSFSMPSLIGLIMLMGIASKNSILLVDYAIIARKEKDYSRLNALLDACHKRARPIIMTTLAMGAGMLPIALGIGTDPSFRAPMAISVIGGLITSTFLSLLVIPVVYTFIDDINRKLHSFRKTKPTSIEQS
- a CDS encoding glutathione peroxidase, producing the protein MSNIYQFEAELLEGETKALADYKGKVMLIVNTASKCGFTPQFAGLEKLHEKYKAQGLEVLGFPCNQFGGQDPGTNKEIGAFCQRNYGVSFPMFAKVDVKGPEAHVIFRFLTREAKGILGSRNIKWNFTKFLVGRNGEVLGRYAPTTKPDALEADIENALAKK
- the msrB gene encoding peptide-methionine (R)-S-oxide reductase MsrB; this encodes MGKVNKTDREWQRELSSEEYRITRQKGTEPAFTGQYWNNKQHGIYVCRCCGAELFSSETKYDSGCGWPSFYRAIDSVAIEEHEDLSHGMVRTEIVCHDCDAHLGHVFEDGPQPTGLRYCVNSASLQLKTEEKNDEETYP